In one window of Primulina tabacum isolate GXHZ01 chromosome 8, ASM2559414v2, whole genome shotgun sequence DNA:
- the LOC142553927 gene encoding pentatricopeptide repeat-containing protein At3g56550 translates to MCKSPRILNLLHQCSDVRTLVTLHAKIVTNGLFAIPSVSCGLLNSYAICANSLLLCRTLFHQIKNLQIQHWNAIIKLFSQSQNARHAIQYYNHMLSCSSLQPSGATFSLLLKACEKAKAGIKCKEIHGSVLRLGFGPDVVVCTNLIRAYAAIGEVGDMRRVFDEMCKRDLVTWNSMIASYSQMGFHDEALKLFEEMKFMGVGFDGFSLVSLLSACAQAGTLNVGLKLHELGREKGLLENVFLGNALIEMYAKCGSLADAVCVFNSMKKRDIYSWNSIIVGHGVHGFGDEAISFFKKMLRGGMKPDSITFLGLLCGCSHQGLVDDGVKIFESMSSKFGLKPQVKHYGCMVDLFGRSGKLEKALDIIENSQFPNNMILWRSFLGSCKVHKDVNKGEKAMQKLSELGVLNGGDCALLAGIYAEAKDLEGVARMRKLIKYSDIKTTPSWSWIEINDQIHRFLVNDRSKIDSEEIYCKLEEITHDAILAGYIRESSTTPYDPATDQSWERFGSCHSEKLAIAFGIARTGAGTCLRIVKNLRVCEDCHSFTKFVAKAYNRQIIVRDRVRFHHFWNGFCSCKNYW, encoded by the coding sequence ATGTGCAAATCCCCTCGAATCCTTAACCTCCTCCATCAATGCAGTGATGTCCGGACACTAGTGACATTACATGCAAAGATCGTAACAAACGGCCTGTTCGCCATTCCATCCGTTTCATGTGGGCTTTTGAATTCTTACGCCATATGCGCCAATTCTTTGCTTTTGTGTAGAACTCTCTTTCACCAGATCAAGAACCTGCAGATTCAACATTGGAATGCAATTATTAAGCTCTTTTCTCAGAGCCAAAATGCTCGACATGCCATTCAATACTATAATCATATGCTTTCTTGTTCATCTTTGCAACCTTCTGGTGCGACCTTCTCGTTATTGCTCAAGGCATGTGAGAAGGCTAAGGCTGGAATCAAATGTAAGGAGATTCATGGGTCGGTATTGAGACTGGGTTTTGGACCAGATGTGGTTGTTTGTACCAATTTGATACGAGCTTATGCTGCGATTGGGGAAGTGGGGGACATGAGGAGAGTGTTCGATGAAATGTGTAAGAGGGATTTGGTGACATGGAATTCAATGATTGCAAGTTATTCCCAGATGGGTTTTCATGATGAAGCATTGAAATTATTTGAGGAAATGAAGTTTATGGGTGTAGGTTTTGATGGGTTTAGTCTCGTGAGTTTGCTATCTGCTTGTGCTCAGGCAGGGACTTTGAATGTTGGTCTGAAGTTGCATGAGTTGGGGCGTGAAAAGGGTCTATTGGAGAATGTTTTTTTGGGGAATGCGCTCATTGAGATGTATGCCAAGTGTGGTAGCTTAGCTGATGCTGTTTGTGTGTTCAATTCTATGAAAAAGAGAGACATCTACTCGTGGAATTCGATAATAGTTGGACACGGAGTTCACGGTTTTGGGGATGAAGCAATTTCGTTTTTCAAGAAAATGCTGCGGGGTGGAATGAAGCCAGACTCCATAACATTTCTTGGCTTGTTATGTGGTTGCAGTCACCAAGGTTTGGTGGATGATGGGGTCAAAATTTTTGAATCGATGAGCTCAAAATTTGGTTTAAAACCGCAGGTCAAGCATTACGGCTGCATGGTTGATCTGTTTGGGCGTTCTGGGAAGCTAGAAAAAGCACTCGATATTATTGAAAACTCTCAATTTCCAAACAATATGATACTCTGGCGATCCTTTTTAGGTTCATGCAAGGTTCATAAAGACGTCAACAAGGGAGAGAAAGCAATGCAAAAGTTGAGTGAACTTGGGGTGCTGAATGGTGGAGACTGTGCACTTCTGGCTGGAATCTATGCTGAAGCCAAAGATCTCGAGGGTGTAGCAAGAATGAGGAAATTGATCAAATATAGTGACATTAAGACCACTCCAAGTTGGAGTTGGATTGAAATTAATGATCAAATCCATAGGTTTTTAGTAAATGACAGATCCAAGATTGATTCTGAGGAAATTTATTGTAAACTAGAAGAAATTACACATGATGCTATACTTGCTGGTTACATCAGAGAATCGTCAACTACTCCCTATGATCCTGCTACTGATCAATCTTGGGAGAGGTTTGGTTCATGTCACAGCGAAAAGCTAGCAATAGCTTTTGGAATTGCACGGACTGGAGCAGGAACCTGCCTGCGGATAGTGAAGAACCTGAGAGTGTGTGAAGACTGCCACTCTTTCACCAAGTTTGTCGCCAAAGCGTACAACAGACAAATTATAGTTCGAGATCGAGTTCGTTTTCATCATTTTTGGAATGGCTTTTGTTCTTGTAAAAATTATTGGTGA